One Gossypium raimondii isolate GPD5lz chromosome 3, ASM2569854v1, whole genome shotgun sequence genomic window carries:
- the LOC105793817 gene encoding LOW QUALITY PROTEIN: lysine-specific histone demethylase 1 homolog 3-like (The sequence of the model RefSeq protein was modified relative to this genomic sequence to represent the inferred CDS: substituted 3 bases at 3 genomic stop codons): MESDDGSNLKAGPRLQIDLGIMWSXGXERFHYRIPLKVRNXKMDGGGGSKKRLKVTAAEVGVDSDDDEPILSLLKLRRPKNPKKDKAGLEGSAGKFQKVEVKAGKTVDKDEEDFGGMNDTLASFRKKLKDPKKDIDPGAMRVRSNSLNKSVEGGGILDGKSVSNTDVKGQDIGEDRSDVATDKVVGKKRTGKVRRTKSDSKTKPSEVDDESRAKLEEDQNEGGLSPGEGLYQCSHKAQSASVGKSCPILCLKHNCEAAHHASDSKNPSRNCGDSSHSVSSSSFSHSSSKECNTAENQGFDHSLYQQESILEPGDLTVEKDPTEHPCRSSKVCDKDCHSNIELRDNFSAIDLRSKPGTESSQQNKLNLSLSVVDSLKMEETCTDVPNSCAEEYSLETSIHPNELVASIQRCNSALHQPSEDASHGACGPTHDTVFISKKANVDSPISTPDENESCHEDAVSLPSSELKNSKSSAFQRGGRNIKKRRHGDMAYEGDADWENLLTEQGFFGNQQFADSDHSFRAREKFDEAAVSSGLKACAVGPVEKIKFKEVLKCRGGLQEYLECRNHILGLWSKDVNRILPLVDCGVSDTPSEGEPSRASLIREIYAFLDQGGYINFGISSKKEKAELSVKDNYKLLEGRKSDGNSVASVADSEDGVAFILGQVKNSKASMDAKTGLRVVDENQASEATIAIAEVLVDSITPELPYKCQQNGSFSAKLNTGLISSQVSSSDLSCDATDVGVAPVVTPEERNDSQYVQSATYDKPDGNHQLLNDSEVRKNIIVIGAGPAGLTAARHLKRQGFSVVVLEARDRIGGRVYTDCSSLSVPVDLGASIITGVEADVSTNRRPDPSSLICAQLGLELTVLNSSCPLYDIVSGQKVPADLDDALEAEYNSLLDDMVFLVAQKGKKAMTMSLEDGLEYALKRHRMEEIGADIEETESHSSVDAFYDSKASNIFGFPRKKCSEEEILSPLERRVMNWHYAHLEYGCAASLKEVSLPNWNQDDVYGGFGGAHCMIKGGYSTVVESLGEGLLIHLNHVVTNISYSPKGPGVDNSHHRQVKVSTSNGSEFSGDAVLITVPLGCLKAGAIKFSPPLPQWKHSSIQQLGFGVLNKVVLEFPEVFWDDTVDYFGVTAEETDSRGHCFMFWNVRKTVGAPVLIALVAGKAAIDGQNMSASDHVNHAVIILRKLFGEASVPDPVASVVTDWGRDPFSYGAYSYVAIGASGEDYDMLARPVENCLFFAGEATCKEHPDTVGGAMLSGLREAVRLIDIFTTGNDYTAEVEAMEAAQRHSESGRDEVRDIIKRLEAVELSNVLYKNSLDRARILSREALLRDMFFNVKTTAGRLHLAKKLLGLPVESLKSFAGTKEGLSTLNSWMLDSMGKDGTQLLRHCVRLLVLVSTDLLAVRSSGIGKTVKEKICVHTSRDIRAIASQLVNVWLEVFRKAKASSKRKSLKDPASGKPPLHSQHGAFESKESLQDPFSAGKQYPLNIKENGKSLDIEVEAVNQGMSEEEQAAFAAEAAARAAAKAAAEALASTEANCNKLLQLPKIPSFHKFARREQYAQMDEGKWPGGVFGRQDCISEIDSRNCRVRDWSVDFSAACVNLDNSGMSVDNLSQRSHLKLREHSGESLAVDSSIFMKAWVDTAGNGGIKDYHAIERWQSQAAAADPDFFHPTNFKDEEDSNTSSRQPTWKNDGRANESSVSQVSVNKERFENHPHGADRIKQAVVDYVASLLMPLYKARKIDKEGYKSIMKKTATKVMEQATDAEKNMAVFEFLDFKRKNKIRPFVDKLIERHMAMKPTMKL, encoded by the exons ATGGAAAGTGATGATGGTTCAAACTTGAAGGCAGGTCCACGATTGCAAATTGATTTGGGAATAATGTGGAGCTAGGGTTAGGAAAGGTTTCATTACAGAATTCCTTTGAAAGTTAGGAACTAGAAAATGGATGGTGGTGGAGGCTCTAAGAAAAGATTAAAGGTCACAGCGGCGGAGGTTGGTGTTGATTCAGATGATGATGAGCCCATTTTGTCTTTGTTGAAGTTAAGGAGGCCTAAGAATCCTAAAAAGGATAAGGCTGGATTGGAAGGCAGTGCCGGGAAGTTCCAGAAGGTTGAAGTTAAGGCAGGTAAAACTGTGGACAAAGATGAGGAGGATTTTGGGGGAATGAATGATACATTGGCCAGCTTCAGAAAGAAGTTAAAGGATCCTAAAAAAGATATTGATCCAGGAGCAATGAGGGTAAGGAGTAATTCTTTGAATAAGTCTGTGGAGGGTGGTGGAATTTTGGATGGGAAATCTGTGTCGAACACTGATGTGAAAGGTCAGGATATTGGTGAAGACAGGTCTGATGTGGCTACTGATAAAGTTGTTGGAAAAAAGCGTACAGGGAAAGTAAGGAGAACCAAGTCAGATTCAAAAACCAAGCCCAGTGAGGTTGATGATGAATCCAGAGCTAAACTTGAGGAAGATCAGAATGAGGGAGGTTTGTCGCCTGGGGAAGGTTTGTATCAGTGTTCTCACAAGGCACAATCTGCTTCAGTAGGGAAATCTTGCCCAATTTTGTGTTTGAAACATAATTGCGAGGCTGCTCATCATGCTTCTGATTCAAAGAATCCTAGCAGAAATTGTGGTGATAGTTCTCATTCAGTTTCTAGTTCAAGCTTCTCGCATTCATCCTCCAAAGAATGCAACACAGCTGAGAATCAAGGATTTGACCACAGTTTGTATCAACAAGAAAGCATTTTGGAACCAGGTGACTTAACTGTTGAAAAGGATCCTACAGAGCATCCATGTAGGTCATCTAAAGTTTGTGACAAGGATTGTCATTCCAACATTGAGCTCAGGGACAATTTCTCAGCAATTGACCTGAGGAGTAAACCAGGAACTGAAAGTTCacaacaaaataaacttaatctGTCGCTGTCTGTTGTTGATTCACTGAAGATGGAAGAAACTTGCACTGACGTTCCAAATTCTTGCGCTGAGGAATACTCTTTAGAAACTTCCATTCATCCCAATGAACTTGTTGCCTCCATTCAGAGGTGCAACTCTGCTCTGCATCAACCTTCTGAAGATGCAAGCCATGGTGCTTGTGGTCCCACCCATGATACTGTTTTCATCAGCAAAAAGGCCAATGTTGACTCTCCCATTTCAACACCtgatgaaaatgaaagttgCCATGAAGATGCAGTCTCTCTCCCTAGTTCTGAACTAAAAAACAGCAAGTCATCAGCTTTCCAGCGAGGTGGGCGCAATATTAAAAAGCGTAGACATGGAGATATGGCTTATGAAGGGGATGCTGATTGGGAAAATTTGCTAACTGAGCAAGGTTTTTTTGGAAATCAACAATTTGCAGACAGTGATCATTCCTTTAGAGCAAGAGAGAAGTTTGATGAGGCAGCAGTATCATCTGGACTGAAAGCTTGTGCTGTGGGGCCAGTTGAGAAGATCAAATTTAAGGAGGTGTTGAAGTGTAGAGGTGGTCTACAGGAATACTTGGAATGCAG GAATCATATCTTAGGTCTTTGGAGTAAAGATGTTAACCGCATTTTGCCTCTTGTTGACTGCGGTGTTAGTGACACTCCTTCAGAGGGTGAACCATCCCGAGCTTCCCTAATTAGGGAGATATATGCATTTCTTGATCAGGGT GGTTACATAAACTTTGGAATTTCTTCAAAGAAAGAGAAGGCTGAGCTTAGTGTTAAGGACAACTACAAACTTCTCGAGGGAAGAAAAAGTGATGGTAATTCTGTTGCCTCTGTTGCTGATTCAGAGGATGGAGTTGCCTTTATCCTTGGTCAGGTCAAGAATTCTAAAGCTTCTATGGATGCAAAGACTGGTCTTAGAGTTGTTGATGAAAACCAGGCATCTGAAGCGACAATAGCAATAGCTGAAGTATTGGTTGATTCAATCACACCAGAATTACCTTATAAATGCCAGCAAAATGGCAGCTTTAGTGCAAAATTGAACACTGGATTGATTAGTTCGCAGGTTTCTAGTAGTGATCTATCTTGTGATGCAACTGATGTTGGAGTAGCCCCTGTAGTAACTCCAGAAGAAAGGAATGACTCACAGTATGTTCAATCTGCAACTTATGATAAACCTGACGGGAATCATCAGCTGCTGAATGATTCAGAGGTCAGAAAGAACATCATAGTTATTGGAGCTGGTCCTGCTGGATTGACTGCTGCACGCCACTTGAAACGTCAGGGATTTTCTGTAGTTGTACTTGAGGCTAGGGATAGGATAGGAGGTCGTGTTTATACTGATTGCTCCTCTCTTTCAGTACCTGTGGATCTTGGGGCTAGCATTATTACTGGAGTTGAGGCTGATGTGTCAACTAATAGAAGACCAGATCCATCCTCATTGATTTGTGCACAGTTGGGGCTAGAGTTAACTGTGTTGAATAGTTCCTGTCCTCTTTATGACATTGTATCTGGTCAAAAGGTTCCTGCTGACCTGGATGATGCTCTTGAAGCTGAATACAATAGTCTTCTTGACGATATGGTGTTTCTTGTTGCTCAAAAAGGTAAAAAAGCAATGACAATGTCTCTTGAGGATGGTTTAGAATATGCCCTAAAAAGGCATCGGATGGAAGAAATAGGAGCAGATATTGAAGAAACAGAATCACATTCTTCAGTGGATGCTTTCTATGACTCAAAAGCAAGCAATATCTTTGGATTTCCTCGAAAAAAATGTTCCGAAGAGGAGATTTTGAGTCCTCTTGAGAGAAGGGTCATGAATTGGCACTATGCTCACTTGGAGTATGGCTGTGCTGCTTCGCTTAAGGAAGTTTCTCTTCCCAACTGGAATCAGGATGATGTTTATGGCGGCTTTGGAGGAGCCCATTGTATGATTAAAGGGGGTTACAGTACGGTGGTTGAGTCTCTTGGAGAAGGGCTTCTGATCCACTTGAACCACGTAGTCACAAATATTTCATACAGCCCAAAGGGCCCGGGGGTTGATAATAGTCATCATAGGCAGGTCAAAGTTTCCACATCAAATGGCAGTGAGTTTTCAGGAGATGCTGTGCTTATCACTGTGCCACTTGGTTGCTTGAAAGCAGGAGCCATAAAGTTTTCTCCTCCGTTGCCCCAATGGAAACATTCTTCCATACAGCAGCTTGGTTTTGGAGTACTTAATAAAGTCGTCTTGGAATTCCCAGAAGTTTTTTGGGATGATACTGTGGATTACTTTGGAGTGACTGCTGAGGAAACAGATAGTAGAGGCCattgttttatgttttggaaTGTCCGAAAAACTGTTGGGGCTCCTGTTCTTATCGCCTTAGTGGCTGGTAAGGCAGCTATTGATGGTCAAAATATGAGCGCATCAGATCATGTAAACCATGCTGTAATTATTCTCCGTAAACTTTTTGGAGAGGCTTCAGTTCCTGATCCTGTTGCCTCAGTTGTTACTGATTGGGGAAGGGATCCTTTTAGTTATGGCGCTTACTCCTATGTTGCCATAGGAGCATCTGGAGAAGACTATGATATGTTGGCCAGGCCTGTTGAGAACTGCTTGTTTTTTGCTGGAGAAGCTACCTGCAAGGAGCATCCTGACACAGTTGGTGGTGCAATGTTGAGTGGGCTTCGGGAGGCTGTGCGATTAATTGACATATTTACCACTGGAAATGATTATACAGCCGAAGTAGAGGCAATGGAGGCTGCCCAGAGACATTCCGAATCAGGAAGGGATGAAGTTAGGGACATAATTAAGAGACTTGAAGCAGTTGAACTTTCTAATGTCTTGTACAAAAACTCTTTGGATCGTGCTCGGATTTTAAGCAGGGAAGCTTTACTGCGGGACATGTTCTTTAATGTGAAAACCACTGCAGGACGATTGCATCTAGCCAAGAAGTTGTTAGGTCTCCCGGTTGAATCCTTGAAATCCTTTGCTGGGACAAAGGAAGGGCTTAGCACACTCAACTCATGGATGCTG GACTCAATGGGGAAAGATGGGACGCAACTGTTGCGCCATTGTGTTCGTCTTCTTGTGCTTGTTTCAACTGATCTACTTGCAGTTCGTTCATCAG GCATAGGGAAAACTGTGAAGGAAAAAATTTGTGTGCATACAAGTCGTGATATACGTGCTATAGCAAGCCAGCTGGTTAATGTTTGGCTTGAAGTCTTCCGTAAGGCAAAAGCTTCTTCAAAGAGAAAATCCCTTAAAGATCCAGCTTCAGGAAAGCCACCTCTGCACTCACAGCATGGTGCTTTTGAGAGTAAAGAAAGCTTGCAGGATCCATTTTCTGCTGGAAAGCAGTATCCTTTAAACATAAAGGAGAATGGCAAATCACTTGATATTGAGGTGGAAGCTGTCAACCAAGGAATGTCAGAGGAAGAGCAGGCTGCCTTTGCTGCTGAAGCAGCTGCCCGAGCTGCAGCAAAAGCAGCTGCAGAG GCACTTGCATCCACAGAAGCTAACTGCAACAAATTACTGCAGCTTCCTAAGATTCCTTCTTTTCACAAATTTGCCAGAAGGGAGCAATACGCACAAATGGATGAAGGGAAATGGCCTGGTGGTGTTTTTGGAAGACAAGATTGTATATCAGAAATAGACTCTAGGAACTGCAGAGTCAGGGACTGGTCTGTTGATTTCTCTGCTGCTTGTGTTAACCTTGACAATTCCGGAATGTCAGTAGATAACCTGTCTCAGAGGAGCCACTTGAAACTCAGAGAACACTCTGGAGAAAGTTTGGCTGTGGATAGCAGTATCTTCATGAAAGCATGGGTTGATACTGCTGGTAATGGGGGGATCAAGGATTATCATGCCATTGAGAGATGGCAGTCTCAAGCAGCTGCTGCTGATCCAGATTTCTTCCATCCTACAAATTTCAAGGATGAGGAAGATTCAAATACTAGTTCAAGGCAACCAACCTGGAAGAATGATGGGCGAGCTAATGAGAGCTCCGTCTCCCAAGTTTCTGTAAACAAGGAGCGATTTGAAAATCATCCCCATGGAGCTGATCGTATTAAACAGGCTGTCGTTGATTATGTTGCATCATTGCTAATGCCCCTTTATAAGGCAAGAAAAATTGATAAGGAGGGATACAAATCGATAATGAAAAAAACTGCAacaaag GTAATGGAGCAGGCAACAGATGCAGAGAAAAACATGGCTGTTTTTGAATTTCTTGATTTCAAGCGCAAAAACAAG